The following are encoded together in the Cicer arietinum cultivar CDC Frontier isolate Library 1 chromosome 2, Cicar.CDCFrontier_v2.0, whole genome shotgun sequence genome:
- the LOC140919419 gene encoding uncharacterized protein: MNDPQLQKVISKLQQDPTFRPDFQLTKGRLFYHSTLVISSNSGCIPLLFKEFHSSPTDGHSSFLCTYRRMAGYPYWVGMRKSVMEFVQSSDVCQRQKYVVSSPMGLLHPFSILEKFWEEISVDFITGLPKLKGFEAIFVVVDRLSKTTPFEVVYGRKPPSVVRYLSGETKVEAVTAELVDRDEGLRQLKYHLNKVEEQMKRYADKKRTYSFEVGEWVFLKLRPHRQQTVTRRINQKLARRYIGPFPILKKIPAVSYKLKLPEGSRVHTLFHISQLKKAIGDYYAEPRLPDGLEMEAEEWEEPE; this comes from the exons ATGAATGATCCCCAATTGCAGAAGGTGATATCAAAGCTCCAACAGGACCCTACATTCCGGCCAGATTTCCAATTAACCAAAGGGAGACTTTTCTACCATAGCACACTGGTGATATCCTCAAACTCAGGTTGTATACCTTTATTGTTTAAAGAATTTCACTCATCTCCGACCGATGGCCACTCAAGTTTTCTATGCACGTATCGAAGGATGGCAGGATATCCTTATTGGGTAGGAATGAGAAAGTCAGTTATGGAATTTGTGCAGAGTTCCGACGTGTGTCAACGTCAAAAGTACGTTGTGTCCTCTCCTATGGGTTTGTTACATCCCTTCTCAATTCTGGAGAAATTTTGGGAGGAAATTTCGGTGGATTTTATCACTGGTCTCCCAAAATTGAAGGGATTTGAAGCTATTTTTGTAGTGGTGGATAGATTATCCAA AACTACACCGTTTGAGGTAGTGTATGGAAGAAAACCACCCAGTGTGGTTAGATATTTATCGGGAGAAACGAAAGTAGAAGCGGTAACAGCTGAATTGGTTGATCGTGATGAGGGCTTACGTCAACTTAAGTATCATTTGAACAAGGTCGAAGAACAAATGAAGAGATATGCAGACAAGAAAAGAACATATTCATTTGAAGTGGGTGAGTGGGTATTTTTGAAGCTCCGACCCCATAGACAGCAAACGGTGACTAGAAGGATTAATCAGAAACTGGCTCGACGGTACATTGGACCATTTCCTATCCTAAAGAAAATACCGGCAGTATCTTATAAGTTGAAGCTGCCTGAAGGAAGTAGAGTGCATACATTGTTTCACATCTCACAACTCAAGAAAGCTATTGGAGACTATTATGCTGAACCTCGTCTACCAGACGGGTTAGAAATGGAAGCAGAAGAATGGGAAGAACCGGAATAA
- the LOC101513478 gene encoding uncharacterized protein, producing the protein MAYPHYRSQFGDTTFTKVFVGGLAWETPTEEMRSYFEQFGDILEAVIITDKNTAKSKGYGFVTFRDPESARRACADPNPVIDGRRANCNIASLGRPRPSPPRGRGTYQSGVGTGAPGAAAAYGGVPVGGPPQMAAATGGPVMYQPYGYPTYTPEYGYHQATIYNPQIQQAQYFQQLYGPSSSTMGSPYYYGYSVQAAAPRGTFSTPRIQAAPSYLYYPTTPMEGSFSAAYRPFQQPLIRHPSPSPSPTDSQTQQRTSAETTAGVITSESSNTQGKNN; encoded by the exons ATGGCTTACCCACATTACCGATCACAGTTCGGAGACACAACGTTCACTAAGGTTTTTGTTGGAGGACTAGCTTGGGAAACACCAACTGAAGAAATGAGGAGTTATTTTGAACAATTTGGTGACATTCTTGAAGCTGTCATTATCACTGATAAGAACACGGCAAAATCTAAAGGATACGGATTT GTAACGTTTCGTGATCCAGAATCAGCTAGAAGGGCTTGTGCTGATCCAAACCCAGTAATAGATGGAAGAAGAGCAAATTGTAACATTGCTTCTCTAGGACGTCCAAGACCATCACCACCAAGAG GGAGGGGAACATATCAAAGTGGAGTGGGGACTGGAGCACCGGGAGCGGCCGCAGCATACGGCGGTGTTCCAGTGGGAGGGCCACCACAAATGGCAGCAGCAACGGGAGGTCCAGTAATGTACCAACCATATGG CTACCCTACCTACACTCCTGAATATGGGTACCATCAA GCTACAATCTATAACCCACAGATTCAACAAGCACAATATTTTCAACAATTATATGGACCATCATCTTCAACTATGGGATCACCATATTACTATGGCTATTCTGTGCAAGCAGCAGCACCAAGGGGTACATTTTCTACACCCCGCATACAAGCTGCACCGTCCTATCTATACTACCCTACAACACCAATGGAAGGTTCTTTCTCTGCTGCATATCGTCCATTTCAACAACCACTTATAAGGCACCCCTCTCCTTCCCCTTCTCCTACTG ATTCACAGACTCAGCAACGAACCTCAGCAGAGACAACAGCTGGAGTAATAACTTCAGAAAGTTCAAATACCCAAGGGAAgaacaactaa